A window of Haloarcula marismortui ATCC 43049 genomic DNA:
ACGCCGCGCTCGACGCCGAAGAGGGCGAACTGCAGGGCTACGCCGAGGATGTCCTCGAAAGCGGCGCTGACGTCGCGTTCGTCACCGAGGATGTCGCCGACCGCGTCGCCTCCCAGCTCGCCAAGGAAGGCGTCTTCGTCGCCGACAGCATCGGCTCCTCGACCGCCAAGGACATCGTCGAGGCCACCGGCGCAAAGCGCGTCGGCTCGCTGGAAGCCCTCGACGAGGACTCGCTCGGCCACGCCGACAGCGTCGACGTCGAGAAGCAGGGCGATGACGACGTGACGTTCATCACCGGCGGCGCGACCGCCGAGTCCGTCACGGTCATCGCTCGCGGCTCCACCGAACACGTCGTCGACGAACTCGAACGCGCGCTCAACGACGCGCTCGACACCGTCATCGCCGCGCTCGACGCCGGCGGTGTGGTCCCCGGCGCAGGCGCGACCGAAATCGCCATCGCCGACCATATCCGCTCCGAAGCGGCGTCCATCGAGGGCCGCAAGCAGCTCGCCGTCGAAGCGTTCGCCGACGCCGTCGACGTGCTGCCCCGAACCCTCGCGGAGAACACGGGCCTCGACGCCATCGACGCGCTCGTCGACCTCCGCGCAGAACACGAGAGCGAGGGCATCGCCGGCATCATCAGCGAAGGCCAGACTGGCGTCGTCGGTGACCCAGTCGAGTACGGCATCCTCGACCCCGCCGCGGTCAAGCGCGAAGCGGTCGACTCCGCCACCGAGGCGGCGACGATGATCGTCCGTATCGACGACGTTATCTCGTCGAGCTAAGCGAGGTCGCAACGCGACCTCGACACGAGCGGCATCGCCGCGAGTGTTCACAATCTGTTTTCTTTTGACTGTGCCAGAGAGCGGCGCGACCGCTGTAGAAACTACCGCTCAGTCGCCGCTGGGTTCGACAGAAAGCGTCAGCGTCGCATCGTGGCCGTCAGCGAGCGCTTCGACGAGGTCCCGGTCCACGTCGCCGGCTGCCGTGTCGGCGTTCACCATCACGGTCCGGTCATCGACGTAGTCGCTCGTCCGCAGGACGTGGCTCCGGTCGTTCTCGAAGGAGAGGTCGGGATGGCCGGTTCCGGTCACAGTAACGGTCTGCTCGCCGGCTTCGATAGTCGCTGTAATCGTCGCGTCGGCGTCTTGGCAGGCCGTTACGAACTCGCTGTCGAAGTCGGCAGGAACACGGTCGGCCTCGATAGCGAGGATGCAGTCACCTGCAGGGGTTAGAAAGTCGTCGCTCGTCACTTCCAGCGTGCTGGCGTGCTCGCCGGAGACGTTCTCGTGGCCCTGTGCACGGACCACTTCCTCGAGTGTCATACTTCCCGGTCACTGCCGGGCGTACTTCAGCGGGACGACTCCGGCCTGACGACGGTAACCGTCACCGCACCGCAGGCACACTCGTGGGCTTCGCGGCGGCCGGCCTCGGTCTCGAACACCAGCGCCGGCTCTCCGAGCGAGCGCTCGCAGTGCTGAGCCTCACAGGTCGGTGTCGCCGCCTCGTGCAATTCGGTGAACATATCTGGATAGTAGGTGGCTACCTATGTCAAAGCGAGCCATCCCCGGAGTGAAAGTGAAAGTGAAGGCGTGGGGCAAAGGATATGCCCCCACGGAACGGGCCACAAGGTATGTCGCTGGAGTGGCGCGGCGCGGCGGTTGCGCCGGACGACGAGATGCCGTCCCCGGAGGCGTGGGAACCAGTATCGGTTCCCAGCCGGCCCGGACAGTTCGCCGGTGCCGAGGCCGTGGCCTACGAAACGACGTTCTCGGACCCACGGGACGAGAGCGACGCACACACCCTGCTTGTACTGAGTGGAATCTACGCGCACACACGCGTGTGGTGCAACGGTGAGTTGCTCACCAGCCACGACGCCTACTTCGAACCGCTCCGGGTCCGACTCCCCGAGAGCGAAGAGTACCGGATCGTCGTGGAGTGTCGCGCACCCGAGGACCGCTTCGGCGGGTTGCACGCGACTGACCAGCTTCCGTCGGAGCGCTGTGTCCCGGGCATCTGGTGGGACGCGACCCTCGAAACCCGACCGGACCCGTGTGTGAGCGAACTCTCGGTCCAGCCACAGCTATCCGAAGCAGACGTAACCGACGCGTCGGTGGACGTGTCAGCGACCATCCTGACTGAAGAGCCACTCGACGACCGGATTACGCTCTCGCTTCGGCCGGAGGGCGACGTTCGCGGGGGCGGGATGATGGACCGAGCCCGCGTCTCGACCGACGAGGAGACGGCGACAGTGACCTACACAATGGACGTGCGCGACCCGTCGCTGTGGTGGCCCCACGACCGCGGCGAGCAGTCCCGTTACGTTCTCAGGGCGAAGCTCGGGGACGACGAGCACTCAGTGACGACGGGACTGCGGACGGTTTCGTACGACGGTGGCCTGCGGGTCAACGGCGAAAGCGTGCCGGTTCGCGGTGTGACGCTGCGCGATCCGACCGTCGAGGATGTCGCACGGGCCGTTGACGCTAACGCGAATCTCGTCCGGGTTCGAGCACAGGGAACGTCGCCAGAAGTGGCTTGCGCCTGTGACGACCACGGCGTCCTGCTCTGGCAGGACCTTCCCCTGTCGGGCCCCGGTTCGTTCGACACCGAACGAGGAACTGCCCTTGCAGCGCGGCTCACTGCGACCTACGCACAGCATCCCAGTTTCGCGGCGGTCGGTGTTCACGACGAGCCAGTGTCGCCGTATGCTGACGGACTGGGCTCTGGGTTCCTCGACAGGCTTCGGTTCCGGTGGCGTGCCTGGCGAGCCGGCTACGACAGCGCGGACGCCGAATCGGTGGCGTCGGCTGTTGACTCCGTCCCAACGTTCCCGGTAGTCGGCCCGCCCGGAATCGACCCCGACGCGACCACGCTGTACCCAGGGTGGCGGTACGGCGACGCAGCCGACCTCCCGTGGCTCTATTCCAGATTCAACGTCAGCGATGCCGTTGCCGGCTTTGGCGCCGGTGCGCTGGGAACGCCGGGCTCAGGCGATAGTCCTGGGTTCGATAGTGCCTGCCACGACCGCCACGTCGACGGCGGAGTCGAAGCATCGCAGGCGTATCAGGCTGGTGTCGTCCGCGAGGTTGCCGAGTCGCTCCGGCGACGCAACGCGCCGCTCGTTGTCGTTGACAGCCTTCGAGATGTCGGTGATGCGGGCATGGGCCTGCTCACCGCTGATGGGACCGAAAAGGCGGCGTTCAGTGTTCTTGCCGACAGCTACGAGCCCACACAGGTGATACTCTCGGATGCAGCGCCCGGCGAGCAAGATATTGTTGTCCTCCACGACCGTCCAGAAAAAGCGGACCTCACTGTGGAGTGGGACTGCAACGGGGACCGCGAACAGGCCGAACACACTGTCGGCCCATTTGCCCGCGTCACCGTCGACACACTCACCCTTTCAGCCGGTGACGATGTGACGCTTGCAGCCACCGACGGCCAGACTGTCGTCAAGAATGAGTACCGTATTATCGAGTAATACAGGTGCGTGATATACCATGGAAGCTCGGTGCGATAGTGACCGTCACACCCCCTGAATTATGGCGTGTGAGACGTTGACGCGGTATTCAATGCACCGGAATGTTTAAACAATATCCACCTCTATTTGTAGACACCAGAACGCTTCCGCGTTCAGGCAGTATCGCTTTCAGCCCAACATGAGAGGGAACCCTTGTTATTGGTGTCAGCCCCTCAGTAGTGGGTCAACTGTCTGTGCTGAAGCGGTGCTGGCATAGAGGATTCAACAATGGCAGACTCGATAGACGAATCAAAGAACGTTACAGTAACAGAAGAGGATCTTGAAAACAAATCGAAAGGCGAGCTTATCAAACTCGCCGGCCAGCTTCGTGACCGACGGAACGAGCTGAACCAGATGGCGTCCGAGCGGGCCTCCGCCCGAGACGACCTGAACGCGAAGACTCGCGAGAAGGTCGACGAAGCGCAGGAACACCGCGAGAAGCGCGACGAACTCAACGAGCAGGTCCAAGAACACAAAGACCAGCGTAACGAGCTCAATGCGGAAGCAAACGAGCTGTTCGACAAGGTCGACAACCTGAAAAACGACCTCGAACTCGATGAGGGGACGTCAGTCGAACAACTCAAAGAGGAAATCGAGGACCTCGAGTTCAAGCAACAGACCGAAGTGCTCTCCTCGGAAGACGAGAAGGAGCTCATCGAGAAGATCGAGACCAAGCGCGAAAAGCTCCAGGAGAAACAGGAGAAGCTCGATCAGGGCGGCGACCTCGAAGAGCT
This region includes:
- the thsA gene encoding thermosome subunit alpha, translated to MGGQPLFILDEDAQRTHGKDAQSSNISAGKAVSESVRTTLGPRGMDKMLVSDDGDVVITNDGATILSEMDIEHPAAQMIVEVAQTQEDEVGDGTTTASVLAGELLTKGEDLLDDDVHPTTIVEGYSAAAELAQDAINELVLDVDLDDETLVEVAESSMTGKGTGDVEAEKLAEVVVDAVRHAKSDNGVRRDNIEVHTQTGAASSATKLVEGVIVDETAVHDNMPTSVEDASIAVIDTELDVRESNIDAEYNVSSVDQLNAALDAEEGELQGYAEDVLESGADVAFVTEDVADRVASQLAKEGVFVADSIGSSTAKDIVEATGAKRVGSLEALDEDSLGHADSVDVEKQGDDDVTFITGGATAESVTVIARGSTEHVVDELERALNDALDTVIAALDAGGVVPGAGATEIAIADHIRSEAASIEGRKQLAVEAFADAVDVLPRTLAENTGLDAIDALVDLRAEHESEGIAGIISEGQTGVVGDPVEYGILDPAAVKREAVDSATEAATMIVRIDDVISSS
- a CDS encoding DUF371 domain-containing protein, which translates into the protein MTLEEVVRAQGHENVSGEHASTLEVTSDDFLTPAGDCILAIEADRVPADFDSEFVTACQDADATITATIEAGEQTVTVTGTGHPDLSFENDRSHVLRTSDYVDDRTVMVNADTAAGDVDRDLVEALADGHDATLTLSVEPSGD
- a CDS encoding hydrolase, producing MSLEWRGAAVAPDDEMPSPEAWEPVSVPSRPGQFAGAEAVAYETTFSDPRDESDAHTLLVLSGIYAHTRVWCNGELLTSHDAYFEPLRVRLPESEEYRIVVECRAPEDRFGGLHATDQLPSERCVPGIWWDATLETRPDPCVSELSVQPQLSEADVTDASVDVSATILTEEPLDDRITLSLRPEGDVRGGGMMDRARVSTDEETATVTYTMDVRDPSLWWPHDRGEQSRYVLRAKLGDDEHSVTTGLRTVSYDGGLRVNGESVPVRGVTLRDPTVEDVARAVDANANLVRVRAQGTSPEVACACDDHGVLLWQDLPLSGPGSFDTERGTALAARLTATYAQHPSFAAVGVHDEPVSPYADGLGSGFLDRLRFRWRAWRAGYDSADAESVASAVDSVPTFPVVGPPGIDPDATTLYPGWRYGDAADLPWLYSRFNVSDAVAGFGAGALGTPGSGDSPGFDSACHDRHVDGGVEASQAYQAGVVREVAESLRRRNAPLVVVDSLRDVGDAGMGLLTADGTEKAAFSVLADSYEPTQVILSDAAPGEQDIVVLHDRPEKADLTVEWDCNGDREQAEHTVGPFARVTVDTLTLSAGDDVTLAATDGQTVVKNEYRIIE
- a CDS encoding coiled-coil protein, coding for MADSIDESKNVTVTEEDLENKSKGELIKLAGQLRDRRNELNQMASERASARDDLNAKTREKVDEAQEHREKRDELNEQVQEHKDQRNELNAEANELFDKVDNLKNDLELDEGTSVEQLKEEIEDLEFKQQTEVLSSEDEKELIEKIETKREKLQEKQEKLDQGGDLEELKEEAEEVRSEASKHHQKVTELADEAQKHHNEMIEAYREADEIRDEADEKHEEFVDAQEAADQHHEDFVRVQKRLRELDKKEEEQERSQREEKQEAAREEAEEIYQKFKEGETLDTEDLMKLQKAGKL